Proteins encoded together in one Marinithermus hydrothermalis DSM 14884 window:
- a CDS encoding branched-chain amino acid ABC transporter permease, producing the protein MDWVTFGYLAVDGLAVGSVYALTALGLTLVYGLLRVLHVAHAGVYAVGAYGGWLAYSATEHLGFALAAGALAATLFGLFLEWWFYRPLAGKPPLIPLIGSIGLFLATGDLLRILFGPYQQSLPALEPRPVLFLGAVGVTAPQVAVLLGTALLLLGVYGVTARTRLGLAWRALAQDLEVASALGIHPPRHTALAFALASALAGVAGVLIGVYYNQVYPTMGDVPAYKALAVVVLGGLGSVWGTVAAGVLLGLVESLALAFLGNAFPPEGVAFLALIVVLLVRPQGLFGR; encoded by the coding sequence GTGGACTGGGTGACGTTCGGGTACCTCGCGGTGGACGGCCTGGCGGTGGGGAGCGTCTACGCCCTCACCGCCCTGGGCCTCACCCTGGTCTACGGCCTGCTCCGCGTGCTGCACGTGGCGCACGCCGGGGTGTACGCGGTGGGGGCGTACGGGGGGTGGCTCGCGTATAGCGCCACGGAGCACCTGGGCTTCGCGCTCGCGGCGGGTGCGCTCGCGGCCACCCTCTTCGGCCTTTTCCTCGAGTGGTGGTTCTACCGTCCCCTCGCAGGCAAGCCGCCCCTGATCCCCCTGATCGGCTCGATCGGGTTGTTCCTCGCCACGGGGGATCTCTTGCGCATCCTGTTCGGCCCCTACCAGCAAAGCCTCCCGGCCCTCGAGCCGCGCCCGGTCCTCTTTTTGGGGGCGGTGGGGGTGACCGCCCCGCAGGTCGCGGTCCTTCTCGGCACGGCCCTGCTCCTTTTGGGGGTGTACGGGGTTACGGCCCGGACCCGGTTGGGGCTCGCTTGGCGCGCGCTCGCGCAGGACCTGGAGGTTGCGAGCGCGTTGGGGATCCACCCGCCGCGGCACACGGCGCTGGCCTTCGCGTTGGCCTCGGCCCTCGCGGGGGTCGCGGGGGTGCTGATCGGGGTGTACTACAACCAGGTCTACCCCACGATGGGGGACGTGCCCGCGTACAAGGCCCTGGCGGTGGTGGTGCTCGGCGGGTTGGGGAGCGTGTGGGGCACGGTCGCGGCTGGGGTGCTGCTCGGGCTGGTGGAGTCGCTGGCGCTGGCGTTCCTGGGGAACGCCTTCCCCCCGGAGGGGGTGGCGTTTTTAGCGTTGATCGTGGTGCTCCTCGTGCGTCCGCAGGGGTTGTTCGGGAGGTAG